The stretch of DNA CTAGTGGAGGAAGAAGTTTCAGGAGCAAATTCCTGCCAGTGTCTCCGATTGCTGTTGGATCTGATAGAATTAAGTCCTGATGGTGAATTAGAATAATCCGTTAGTAATGCCTGTGTGAACTTTGTCCCTGGTGGTTCGGGCCTACGTGCACCTTATCACCATTTTTGCTCTTTAGATGCTTTGCTTAGCTTCTAAGCCATCTACAATGGTTGGCTGCCTATATATGTACCCAGGCCATCTTTTGAGCTTTGAGAGAAATGGAAAATTGATTATTGGGCCAACAATTGGTATCAAGCGTCCAGGGTTCTCTCCACTCTAtgctctccccccccccccccccctaccTAGCCACTTCTCTCTCCCCCGATGGCGCATGGGTCTCCCCCGGCGCGTGCGGCCCCTTCCGTCTCCCAacccggcggcggcgtgcaagcGGAGGCAGGGCAGAGCAGCTCGCGGCGCGGGGCGCtcgagaggaggaggagcagcggcgcggcgcagatccgtgcggcggcgcgtgcggAGGAAGGGCGACGGTGGCGCGGGAGTCCAGGAGCGTACGGGCGGAGTAGCTGCGCATGGTGCGGCGCGGCAGGAGGACCAGCTCGCGGCGCGGTCCAGGACGCGCATGGGCGCGCGGATCCCGGCGTGCGGGAGGCGGAGGCCAGGCGCTGCGGGCCCAGAGGCGCGCGCGTAGGATGAGGAACGGGCAAACGACGTGCGGGTCCCGCACGAGCGGCACGTGCAGGCGAACCAGGCGCGGGTGCAGGCAAGAGAAGCAGGGCTCACGGTGCGTGCACACGAGCGGAAGCAGGGCAGCTCGCGGCTAGCAAGCCGGCGGTTTCTCTTTCCTCTTCCTGGCGGCACAGCGAGCCAATCCAGCTCCATCGTCTCCTCCCATGGGTCCCAGACGTCCAGCAGACGGCTGGGCACCGACACCGTGGGGACGGAGGATGCCGAGGAGGAGGGCGAAGCGGCAGCGGCGTAACGGGAGCAGCGTGctgcggcggtggcggaggaggcagcAAAGCAGCGGGGGCAGGGCGCGTAGTGCGACTGCTGCACGCGAGGAGGAGGCAGCAGCACAGCGGCGCAGACCGCGGTGTGCGGCTGTGGCTCGTGAGGAGAAGCGTGCGGTGGCAGCGGTGGAGTAGCGACGCGCGGCACACGTACAGCATGAGCGCGTGGCgcgcgaggcggaggaggtcacTGCGGCGGCAGCTGAGGCAGCGGCTGAGGTGCGCCGAGCCGCACGGCAAGCTACAGATGAGGAGGaagcggcggaggagcgggcaGCGGCGCGCCTGAGACGGCAGAGGCGCGTGAGGCGCGGTGCTAGGTGCCCGACGCCGTGGCGCCACTCCGCGCGTTGGAGGCCAATCCGGACGTGGAGCCGGTGCAGGCCGCGGGGCAGCCCCTAGACGACGACCGTCCCTGGAATAGGAGACCGGCGACTCCGACCTCCGTCCTCAGCTCCATCCTTGACTCCGATCCCGACTCGGACTCCGATCTGCGGGGCAGGAGTATGGGGGACGCTTCGAGGGTCCGCCACGACTCTTCTTCCCTGGAGCGGGGCTGTGGCCGGCGCGGCTCTCCCGTCGTTCAGAAGATCGTCGGCACCACGCAGTGGCCAATGCTGATGAAGACCAACTACACGGAGTGGTCTTCGATCGTGAAGGTGAAGCTGCACGTGTGGCAAATGTGGGGCGCGGTGCGGTATGGCGACGTCGACCGTCACGAGGATCGGCGAGCGCTCGAGGCGCTGCTCGCCGCGGTCCCAATGGAGATGCCGACCATCCTCTAGGGGACGAGCACTGCCAAGGATGCCTGGGATGCCATCGCGGTGGCTCGTATCGGTAGCGACCGCGCCCGCAAGTCCACGCTGCAGAAGCTTCGACAGGAGTGGGATCGTTTAGCTTTCAAACCGGGCGAGGACATCAATGACTTCGCCCTCCGTCTCTCGAGCCTGATGATGCAAATAGCGAGGTACGGCAACAACGGCATCAATGAGGAGGAAGCCGTTGAGAAGCTACAGCGCGTCGTCCCCAAGAAGTACTCGCAGCTGGCCATGTCCATTGAGATGCTGCTCGACGTTGCAGCGTTGTCGATCGAGGAGGTGACGGGGCGGCTCAAGGCGGCCGACGACCGGGATAAGCCTTTCTCTGGTGGCAAGGTCACCATCGGTGGCCAGCTCCACCTCACCGAGGAGAGGTGGCTCGCCCGCCAGAAGGAGTGAAAGAAGGGGGAGTTTTCTTCCTTGATAGGTGACCGCAAGTGCAAGTCATGCAAGTCGTCCAAGGCACGAGGAGGTGCCGAGGGCGtcaccgccggcgagcgcgACGACGCAAGGGACGACATGTGCTTCAACTGTGGCAAGACTGGCCACTGGGCTAGGGAGTGCCCTCAACCGAGATGCGGCTAGACCCACGTCGCGCAggctgaggaggaggaggagccggttCTGTTCCTAGCTCACGGGAGCAACGAGCTACTTCCCGCGACACCAGCCGTGACGGCTCTTCTCCACCTCGACGAGCCTCAAGCTCATGCCTTACTCAGCAAGGGCACGAGTGATGAGAAGATCGACAGATGGTACCTCAACaccggtgccacccaccacatgACCGGGCggcgcgagtacttctccgacCTAGACTCCACCGTGAGAGGCTCCGTCAAGTTCGGGGACACCTCCGCCATGGAGATCGAGGGTGCCGGATCCGTCATCTTCGTCGTGAAGACCGGCGAGCACCGAATGCTCACCGGTGTACATCCCTTCGCTGAGGAACTCCATCATCAGCCTCGGGCAGCTGGATGAGAATGGGTCGCATGTGGAGATCGACAGCAGAGTGCTTTGTGTCTGGGATCAAAGACAACGCCTCCTGGCCAAGGTGGTCAGGGGAAGCAACTGCCTCTACGTCCTCTACGCGAAGGTGGCACAGCTCGACACCAAGGAGATGGTGCAGGGCAAGATGTTGGACAATGTTCATACCTCGACGTACAACGAGTTCAACGTCAACTACGTCCACTTTGAGGGAGCTGGGGAGCGGGCAGCTCTTAGTCACCAAGCGTGCCTACCCCAATCCCTGCGTCTCCATCAACTACGGCAGGCTCTTCACCGGCGCCGGCGAGTCCTCCACCGACTCCGGCAACTACTCCACCGAGCGGAGCTCGTCGTGAGGAGTTCGCCACGCCGCTCTCCAACGACAAGGGCCGCATCGACGCATACTACGACGGCAAGCCCCGCTCCTTCGTTGAGGCGGACAGACACGTGGCATGGTGTCTCGCAATGAAGCAGGAGAACTAGACTTGGGAGCCTCCAGATGAAGTCATTTGGAAGCTTCAAGTTCCAAGAACTTCGAACCAGACATGAGATGGTTCGTTTGCCATTCAGAACTTAGGGGGAGATTGATAGAATTAAGTTCTGATGGTAAATTAGAATAATCTGTTAGTAGTGCATGTGTGCACTTCGTCCCTGGGTGGTTCGTGCCTACGTGCACCTTATCACCATTTATGCTCTTTAGATGCTATTTAGATGCTTTGCTTAGCTTCTAAGCCATCTACCATGGTTGGCTGcctatatatttatatatagcCAGACCATCTTTTGGGCTTTGAGAGAAATGGAAAACTGATTATTGGGCCAACAGGATCAGGTCAATTTCAAGATCCGTTTAATGTAAAAGCGTATCTTGTCGGAGTGTTAGAATGTGGAGAGCAGAGAGGGGGCGACCCGTTCTATGCATCCATGTTTCAGGGTTGTCATCTCAAGAAAAAAAAGGCTCACGGTTCGGGGGTTTCTCTTGTTGAGGAGCGGCTCATTGCGGTGGTGTGGTTCGGCATGGCTTGCTGTTTTTTAGCAGTCTTATTTTCTATCAAACTATCAGATTTATCTGCAAATTTGTTGGCCATATGTATCAAGAATGGTCCCATTTGATGGTGAAATTCTGTTTTCAGTATGAGAATTTCAATAGTAAGAAATAAGAAGCGATGATTCACATAATAATTGCTCTCTGTATTATTTATATGTGAGTATCTATCAGTCATGGCAAGTGAAGCGTACAGCCTACAGCTAATGTGTGTATCTATGGCTATGACAACTGACAACTGAATTTTGAGCCTGACTAACTATATGAAACTGAAGAATAAAATGTTTATGTGAACTGTAAAAAAGAAAAGATAAGAACATTCTTTTCCCTGCTATGTATGAGCTGCAACGAAGCTCATTATTGCTCAGCATGTGAGCTTGCTTCAGTACTGGTCATGCTTTCTATGTTTATTCTGATCTCACTCCTCAAGAATTTGGAGTACCACTGGGCAGAGAGTTTCGGCTGCCTTGGCAGCTCTGGGTCCATAAAATCAACATGATAAAGACCGTATCGCGAATAGTAGCCTGCTAGCAGCTCAAATACATCCAGGAATGACCAAACAAAATAGCCCTTCACATTGGCTCCATTCCTGCAGTAACCAAAAAACCCAAAATTTTACACAACAGCTAAGTGTTTGTAGAAAAGAAGACCATcttcctttttccatgattacaAAGAGCAGAACATGTATACCTTAGTGCAGTGACGATGCTGCCAATGTAGCCACTCAAGTACTCCACTCTCTTATGGTCCTCAATTGAGTCATTGAAGAACGCCGCATATCCTAAATATAATGAAAAGCAAACAAGAATTAGTTCTACAAAAAAGCACCAATTAGGTGACTAGAGCCAGTTCAATGACCCTAGCAGAATTTGCAGATCAGGCACTCGCAGTTTGTATACTCATGGCTGTTCTTGGTATTTGGGAAGATTTTTAGTTCAACATAGGGCGCAACAACAACGTATTGGTGGCACTCATAACAATTGCGACAGGGTCTAACTGAAAATGCTTGGCAGTTCAGTAGAATATGACTTGCCATTTTCTTGTACATAGACAGGAACTTTCTTGTAAGTGTTGCTGAGGTACTCGAGCATACATTGCAGCCCCTGTGGATCAGTAGGCATGTTGACTGGAATAAACTGTACCAAGCGCATAAACTCTTATCAGTTTTACTAGCAAAAAAAGAGGCACAGAAAAACATCACTTCACTTGGTTAGATGCAGTTCAGTTCAGTTGCATTAGGAAAGAGCTAGCAAAATTCAGTGAGCGATAGTTCAAAGAATACCTGACCAGAGGGTGGATCATTGCGAGAAACTGCAACAACAGACAGGCAGGACATGGTTACAGCTAACGACAGGCAATCAAATTGTGCATGTTTGACAAAAAGAATACTCTCCAGCCTTCATTATAGATAAAAGAAGCTGCTAGTCTTATGTATCTGATGATGCAGTCATGTGTACTGAAATGGCTTCTttacactcaagaagtcaaGATGAAACTTACATCTGAAGGTAGCGGCCAGATCACCATTGTAGTCCCGGAGCCCGGTATCTGCACTGTGCGATCGATCACTAACATACACTGAGGTGTAGTGGTTTATGCCAATGAAATCAGCCGTCCCACGGATCATCTCCGACTGTTCTTTGGTGAACTTCGGGAGCCGGGACCCAACTATCCTCTTCATGATTTCAGGATAGTCTCCATATACCAATGGGTTTAGGATCCTAAACAAAACAATGCGAAGCCATATTGTCGATGAATTTATCAATTCGTAATTTGGAGAGGCGAACAAAAAGAACCGAGAGCACTTACCAACCAATCATGAAGTCCAATGATCTCTGAGTCGCTGCAACGTCAGCGGGGCTCGACGAGAATGGGTAGTTCCAGAAGCTGTAGAGGTTCATACCAACGACGCCCTTCTGCGTAGCCTGCAACAACGATCATGTTGCAGAGGTAAACAAGCTTGCCTGGTCGCTGGTGCCGTACTGAATTCTGACCACCATCAGAAGATTATTGTTGTTATGAGCAGCTTGTTGTTGATTATACCTGGTACTTTTCTCTGTAGAgcttgacggcggcggcgtgtgccaGGATGGAGTTGTGGCCGACGATGTATGGCTCCACGGTGGAGTTCCCGCCGGTGCAGTTGACCCCGAACGGCGCGGAGCAGCGGCAGGGCGGGAAGGCGCCGTTGTCGTAGGCGGCGATGGAGATCACGTTGGGCTCGTCCATGGTGGTCCAGTGCCTCACCCGGTCGCCGAACTCCAGGAAGCACGCGTCCGCGTACGCCGCGAAGTCCTCCCTGCACGCTCGAACAACACGACGCATGTCTCAGGGTTTCAGTCCCAGATGCTACCTGAATACTTGTTACGAACGGTGTTGTGTGTTCAATCAAGCAGGAGAGTGATCGGtgatcagagagagagagagagagagagagagagagagagagagatcttACACGACCCTGGGGCTCAGCCACCCGTGGTACTCGTCCTCCAGGATCTGAGGGAAGTCCAGGTGGTACAGGGTCACGTGGATCTCAATTCCTGCAGCAGATCGATCGATTCAGAGAGCGGATCAGTTCAGTTCATCAGGAGGGGCTACACTTTTACCTACGAGTTCAGGATTGGCTTAAGGGCAAGAATTCTGACAGTCATATATCTTTGTAGGATTGGGTTAAGGCCAAGAATGCTGACAGTCATATATCTTTCTGATGCAATGGAACAAAATGTCAGGAATTTCTATCACTTTCTGTCAAATTTGTTTTCCTGTGAAATTTCTGCAGTTCTGTGTTCAAAGCAGAGTGACTTACCCCGTTTTACTAGCTCGTTTATCAGGTTGTTATAATACTCTAGCCCCTTTGGGTTGACGGGTCCTCTTCCTCCTGTGCTCATATAGAAGGCGAAAAGACCAATTATTACGGTGAGAGATCTCAGACTAGCTAGGGAAAGGTAGTGAGCCTCGCACAATCTTTTGACAGAGTTCTTACTTGGAATAAGCCTGGACCAAGAAATGGAGAAGCGGTAGGCCTCCAGGCCAGTATCACTCATCAACTTCACATCCTCCTGAAACAGTTTGGAATGTGTCCTCATTATAAGTAAAAACACTGCACTAGCTGTTGTGCATCACACTACTTTGTCCAATACTCTTAATTCCTGTGCTAGCAAACTTTACTTATATATACTACCTCTTATCCATGATATAAGTCAATTTACTACTCTTCCTTAGTCGGCCTTATATTTGAGATCAGATAAAATATTACAATTTGCATAAGAATGATGTCATATGCTAGTATTGAGAGTCAATTAATCTGGTACTCCCTAGTTAATTTCGTTCCATTGTGATTTGTCAACAAGATATACATACGGTGCGGAAATGACAGGCAGAAAAGTTGTAGCTAGATGCCAACGCAaggggaagaaaaggaagatTGTATATGTGGGTTCACACGGACCAAAGGTCAGTGTCAGGTAATCTAGCCGATCGCGCATTTTCATAGTACACGCTAGCCAATCGAAAAGGAGTGCGGACCTTGTATTTGTGGTAGCCGTCTGCGCCCAGATCACCGGTGCTCTTGTCCGGCATCCTTCCTGCAATCGTAATCAGGTAAATAGCTCCAACAAAAAAGAGCTACAGAAAAAACCAAAACCCTACACTCAAACTCATAGGCATACGCTACAAAGACTATAACCAAACTCAAAGAAAAGTTCATGACGAATACGTTGTGCTACAAAGACTGAAATCAAACTCAAAGAAAAGAGCGGCGGAAGTGGGAGTTGAAATGTGAAGCTGTATCTACTATGCACTATTAAGATCATCACCTGCATGAGTGAAAGTGTCCCAGATGCTTGGGCTCCTTCCGTCTTCATCGGTTGCCCCCTCGTACTACATAGACACATACACAAGAATAAAATTAAGCAAGAAATAAAAAACAACATCCAGCAAAGTAGACACGCAGAAAAGTTAACTACAAGAACTTCTCAAGCTGTGTTATAGCTCCAAGCAAGGCCAAAGCTTCTCCATGCAGTTCTTGAGTTGTATAGATACATGCGTTTACCTGATACGCTGAGGTGCCGGCCCCAAAGACGAAGTCCCGGGGGAAATCCTGCCTCGTAAAGTTGAGAGCTCGAGCCGCCGTCTCGCCCTGCCATGGCGCCACAAGGAGCAGCTGCAGCGACAGGAGGAGGGCGAGGACGTGCCTGCAGGTAAGAGCAGGGGCCCCCATGTATCTCAAGTGATCTCTAGTGAGACCTGGCCACTTCCCCGGCGTTTGCCTTTCGCTCTCCTGCCGGGCGGCCTATTTATCAACCTTTTCTCAATCTACAACCACCATGGATGGATGAGAGGGACAGGTTTTGTTTCTATATGCCAGCCAGAGAGTTTGGAAACAGGCTTGGAACCAATCGTCCGggatgttttttttttctttttgaaaggCAAACGTACAGGACATTGCTTCGGGCACCCTGCCTGCTGAGCACCTGGTAGCAAAATATGTGGCCGCCTGGCCGGCTTATTATATATCGGCCATGGATCTCACAAGGTAGCTCGGGTACCTATCAACTTTTTTCCAGGAAATGTTTGGACTTAATTGAAAGGATGAGTTTATAAATTTTAACTAACCGGATAGTGAATTGTACATGTTTAGTATATATATGACAGTAGCTAGATTCTTTGTCACAAATCTTTTAATATGACTAAATTAAAAAATGGTTTGCCATCTTCTAGAACCCCTTATACGATGCTGTGTGTGCCTAGCTGACATCATTTGTTGTCAAACAGAATGGCCGGTAAGGACTTCAAATTCCTTATCATGATCGATCTAGGGTAAGAGTTAGTAACTTCTAGGAACAGTGCAGCAGGAAAGCTACAGATCTCTTGGCTTTCGTATTTGAGGAACGTCTTAGTCGCTTCATGAGACTTAATTCCCCATGTGCAAAGAACGAAGGTGTGCTCCTGGAAGTTCCAAGAAACCATTCCAGTGGCGAAGAGAAGTTGGAGAGGTGTAGAAGTCTCCGGTGCCAGATGCAGGCTAGGATTCAACCGGTGGAGCTCATCGCTGGCTGCAAGGCGCCAAGGGTGCCACGCCAGCGCTTATGTAAGACGACGAGAGCAACTGGGTCACCACTGTGTCATGTGGAGGCTTTGTAGCTAGTGCTCCTAGTTTATCACTACAGCAACTCGGCGACCATTGAGAGGCCGGCCAGCAGGAAGACGTCGGCATCATGTCTGCGACCCCAAAGAGATGAGATGAAGCAAGCATGCACGGCACCAAGATAGACACGTGAGCTCATCAGCAAGTTCCGTGAGGTCATTCTCTTTACGCCGGCAGATCTGGTGGGGCGTGCTTGGAATCAATTGGGCATGTAGCATCAAGAGATGCAACAAGCATATCCGAGGTGAGAAGTGGCGACCTACATATGTCATTATTCTGAACTGTCCTAGCTTATTGTTATTGAGGACTAGTGCTCTGAATTCTATACTCCTTCAGTTCCCTTTCTCTTTAAAGGGTGCACATGTAATATTTAATTAAAATTCAAAACTTCTAGAGTTTGACACTAATTACTTGGCCGATTTATAGACTGCTGTCAGATAAAATTGGTAGGGTTGGCAATGCGATTTAACCATCAAAGTAACATTTGGAGACTGCACCATCGTTGTCAAATCGCATCCTACCTACATATGATTGATTGCTTGGACGACCACTGAAGTATGCATCCAAGCAAGTTTCGCTAGTCCACACTAACTAGGAAGCACACAGCATATTTGTTTTAGCTTTGGATTGTTGTGGATTCTGATTCTCTTTAGTCGGGAGATGAATGTTCTTCCATCTCAAGGGCATATCCCTAATCGAGGGATTCCAATTTCACTCATAAAACAACAGAAAAAGAAGTTTTCCCAGTGAAAATGATAAATTTGCAAATTCCAGATCTTTTATTGATTCTACAATAATTGTTCATTCACTAGCTGGATACTGAGAAAAATGCAGACCAAATATCACTGCTACAAAAATAATTTGTAGGAACACCCTGTTCTTTTATAGAGACTGGCCAAAAGATAACTCGCTCCTACAAATAGAGTAAAATTATTGTAGCATCCAACCCGCCCTTGAAAATGATATCTATAGagcatttttaggggcgggtgtaAATGAATTTCCAGGGATAGCTATTTTTAGCTGCGAGAAGTAGGGACGGGTACCGTACTCGTCTCTAGAAATACGTTTTTACCCACCCCTAAAAatctttttttgttttttgtttAGCCGTAGAACAGCAAGGTCCTGTTCCATATGAGCTGGAGACACAAACTAAACACATGGCATACTAACTCATGATGAGTACGCCGCTACTTCACCCAAGAAGCTAACAAGGATACAGCGTGGAAATAAAATCTGGATGAGCACCGAGCGAGGTTCTAGAGGATCATTTTTGGTAGAGTGCGGTAGCCGTATCTGCCTTTGCTTTCTATGTATGAAAACAGCAAACCTAGCAGCTGCGACTCGGCAGCACCGAACGCCGTCGATACAGACGAAATAAGACGCTGAGAAACATACAGGGGAAACGATAACATTTTTCGCCGCCGGGAGCTATATATATGTACGTGTGCCTGGACATTTGTCCGCCCTTGATGGGAGTCAAGACATGTGGCGTCATGCATGCTCCATGATCGTCGTCACCGCCCTCTCGGCTAACGTCACCGTCCGAGAAAAGTTGAGAATGTACACATACTCGTGTTTATGATTAGTCATTATTTTAATTTAGTGACTGTTCACGTCTAGTTTAGTTAACAACAAAGTACTTATTCAGACTTTGTTTATCGGCTAATTTTTTGCAGGAGTTCACTAGGGTAATAAAATACATTAATTCGTGCGTGTTCATATTAGACATCTCTGCAGGGATGACGGATCCAAAGCAGGGAATATCAGGTACAAGCTAGATCGAGGTAAAGACAAATCCATGGTTGTTGCCATCATCTCATCATCTGATTACGGTTGCGGTTGGAAAGCCTCCTCTGCTTCATTTGCTTCTTTGCCTTCCTCTATCATATTGCCTCTTTCCCGTGAAGCTGGCCCCGCCCCGTACGTTATTATaacacatactctaaaatattctaacacatactcTAAAATTCATATTTTTCATTATCTAAttgcaatagattttattttgcatcacacctccataTGTGTTTGATATATATCTAATTGAACTATTCGTTTGTGAATTGATATTCTTATCTCTTTCATCATACATGAATACAGGATGACACATATCGTGGGTAGCATTTTTATATtaataataacataaataatatattaataatgatagaaatagtaatttaaaattttatattggtgcactttaatattttattataattatataatttagattcatATTTAGGAGTTActtttaacttttaataatgatataattAGATAATTTATATCCAAATTTAGAGGTTAT from Panicum hallii strain FIL2 chromosome 3, PHallii_v3.1, whole genome shotgun sequence encodes:
- the LOC112885024 gene encoding beta-glucosidase 22-like encodes the protein MGAPALTCRHVLALLLSLQLLLVAPWQGETAARALNFTRQDFPRDFVFGAGTSAYQYEGATDEDGRSPSIWDTFTHAGRMPDKSTGDLGADGYHKYKEDVKLMSDTGLEAYRFSISWSRLIPRGRGPVNPKGLEYYNNLINELVKRGIEIHVTLYHLDFPQILEDEYHGWLSPRVVEDFAAYADACFLEFGDRVRHWTTMDEPNVISIAAYDNGAFPPCRCSAPFGVNCTGGNSTVEPYIVGHNSILAHAAAVKLYREKYQATQKGVVGMNLYSFWNYPFSSSPADVAATQRSLDFMIGWILNPLVYGDYPEIMKRIVGSRLPKFTKEQSEMIRGTADFIGINHYTSVYVSDRSHSADTGLRDYNGDLAATFRFSRNDPPSGQFIPVNMPTDPQGLQCMLEYLSNTYKKVPVYVQENGYAAFFNDSIEDHKRVEYLSGYIGSIVTALRNGANVKGYFVWSFLDVFELLAGYYSRYGLYHVDFMDPELPRQPKLSAQWYSKFLRSEIRINIESMTSTEASSHAEQ